A genomic window from Acinetobacter lwoffii includes:
- the secD gene encoding protein translocase subunit SecD, with amino-acid sequence MRYPAWKYVLILVVLVISTLYALPSLYPDEPAVQISGAKAGTQIDASIVQKAEQILKTENIATHDNSFGNNAALLRVDSSESQLKAKEALRRGLGDDYVVALNLAPTTPEWLQKIGAKPMKLGLDLRGGVHFLLEVDMDKAISQRMETSATDLRRQLRDNNLKFNSLNLSNNTIVMQFANNDDRSATMDFLRRNGNEFTQQAVATETGSTLRLNYTDVRKQEIESYAVNQNLTTLRNRINELGVAEAMVQTQGSNRIVVELPGVQDTAEAKRVLGRTANLEFRLVSDLNDQYIDPYTGQATGALPPGTEVFAYESLDSGRQLLLNRNRILTGERVQNASSGFSQDTGGAEVNITLDSAGGKLMSDATRNAVGKRMAVLFIENKQRINYVEDPATGTQTEVRTPYTESVVINAATIQAVLGSQFRITGLDSPQEAAELALMLRAGALAAPMYFVEERVIGPSLGQENIDKGVLSTQIGFLLVAIWMVVFFRVFGVIANFALVFNLAMILTVMSWIGASLTLPGIAGIVITIGMAVDANVLICERIREEMKWGASPKQAIVAGYDRAYNTIFDSNLTTFLVAFILFAIGTGPIKGFAVTLMIGIVCSMFTAITVTRAVVQLIYGKKRNLKKLSI; translated from the coding sequence ATGCGTTACCCAGCATGGAAATATGTACTGATCCTGGTTGTCCTGGTGATCAGTACCTTATATGCCCTGCCAAGTTTGTATCCAGATGAACCTGCTGTACAGATTTCGGGTGCCAAAGCCGGTACTCAAATTGATGCAAGCATCGTACAAAAAGCAGAGCAAATTTTAAAAACTGAAAATATTGCCACCCATGACAATAGCTTTGGCAACAATGCAGCCTTATTACGTGTAGATTCAAGTGAATCGCAGCTTAAAGCCAAAGAGGCTTTACGTCGTGGTTTAGGTGATGATTACGTGGTTGCACTGAACCTTGCCCCGACCACCCCAGAATGGCTGCAAAAAATTGGTGCCAAACCAATGAAGCTCGGCCTGGATTTACGTGGTGGTGTGCACTTCTTGCTTGAAGTGGATATGGACAAGGCCATTTCCCAGCGTATGGAAACCTCTGCGACGGATCTACGTCGTCAGTTGCGTGATAACAACCTGAAATTTAATAGCCTGAATTTAAGCAACAACACCATTGTGATGCAGTTTGCCAACAATGATGACCGTTCTGCAACGATGGACTTCTTGCGCCGTAATGGCAATGAGTTTACCCAGCAGGCTGTTGCGACCGAAACCGGTTCGACTTTACGTTTGAACTATACTGATGTGCGTAAGCAAGAAATTGAATCTTATGCAGTCAACCAGAACTTGACCACTTTACGTAACCGTATTAACGAGTTAGGTGTGGCGGAAGCAATGGTTCAAACTCAGGGCAGCAACCGTATTGTGGTTGAGCTTCCGGGTGTACAGGATACCGCTGAAGCGAAACGTGTCTTGGGCCGTACCGCGAACCTCGAGTTCCGTTTAGTGTCTGACCTGAATGATCAATATATTGATCCATATACCGGTCAGGCAACGGGTGCATTGCCACCAGGCACAGAAGTATTCGCTTATGAATCACTGGACAGTGGTCGTCAGCTCCTCCTGAACCGTAACCGTATCTTAACCGGTGAACGTGTTCAGAATGCCTCAAGTGGCTTTAGCCAGGATACAGGCGGTGCAGAAGTAAATATTACCCTGGACAGCGCAGGCGGCAAACTGATGTCGGATGCCACCCGTAATGCGGTCGGCAAACGTATGGCCGTCTTGTTCATCGAGAACAAACAGCGCATTAATTATGTGGAAGATCCTGCGACCGGCACTCAAACTGAAGTTCGTACCCCGTATACTGAATCTGTGGTGATTAACGCTGCAACCATTCAGGCAGTACTGGGTTCTCAGTTCCGTATTACCGGTCTGGACTCGCCGCAAGAAGCTGCTGAACTTGCCTTGATGCTGCGTGCAGGTGCGTTGGCTGCGCCAATGTACTTTGTAGAGGAACGTGTGATTGGTCCAAGTCTGGGTCAAGAAAACATCGACAAAGGTGTACTTTCAACTCAGATCGGTTTCCTCTTAGTCGCAATCTGGATGGTGGTATTCTTCCGTGTGTTTGGTGTGATTGCTAACTTTGCGCTGGTCTTTAACCTGGCGATGATTCTGACAGTCATGTCCTGGATTGGTGCTTCCCTGACCCTTCCTGGTATTGCCGGTATCGTCATTACCATCGGTATGGCGGTCGATGCCAACGTACTGATCTGTGAACGAATACGGGAAGAAATGAAATGGGGGGCGTCGCCAAAACAGGCGATTGTGGCCGGTTATGATCGTGCCTATAACACCATTTTCGACTCGAACTTGACCACCTTCCTAGTGGCGTTCATTCTGTTCGCGATTGGTACAGGTCCGATCAAAGGCTTTGCCGTAACCCTGATGATTGGTATTGTCTGCTCGATGTTTACTGCCATTACAGTAACACGTGCCGTGGTACAGCTCATTTATGGCAAAAAACGTAACTTGAAAAAGTTGAGCATTTAA
- the yajC gene encoding preprotein translocase subunit YajC → MSLFISTAHAAGEAAQQPSMMANLLMIAVFIAIFYFLIWRPQSKRAKEHRALVDSLGVGSEVVFAGGLMGKITKIEGDFAVVELSRGVEVKVQRASVISVLPEGTLNNL, encoded by the coding sequence ATGAGCCTTTTTATTTCGACTGCTCACGCTGCAGGTGAAGCTGCACAACAACCAAGCATGATGGCGAACCTTTTGATGATTGCTGTTTTTATTGCAATCTTCTATTTCTTGATCTGGCGTCCTCAATCTAAACGTGCCAAAGAACACCGTGCTTTGGTCGACAGCCTTGGCGTTGGCAGTGAAGTGGTATTTGCAGGCGGATTAATGGGCAAAATCACCAAGATTGAAGGTGACTTCGCAGTGGTTGAATTGAGCCGTGGTGTAGAAGTCAAAGTTCAACGTGCAAGTGTGATCTCAGTCCTCCCTGAAGGCACTTTAAATAACCTTTAA
- the tgt gene encoding tRNA guanosine(34) transglycosylase Tgt: MKFEKLGQSGRARRGRLTLEHGVVETPMFMPVGTYGTVKGLLPRDIKEIKSQVILGNTFHLYLRPGLDVIREHGGLHGFMKWNSPILTDSGGFQVFSLGAMRKIKEEGVTFRSPIDGSKVFLSPEISMDIQHTLNSDIVMIFDECTPYPATHEEAQKSLQLSLRWAKRCKTQHHDVLKNRNALFGIIQGGMYEDLRDESLKGLLEIDFDGYAIGGLSVGEPKEEMIKVLDYLPEKMPADKPRYLMGVGKPEDIVEAVRRGVDMFDCVMPTRNARNGHYFVTDGLVRIRNSKYRHDQSPLDPHCDCYTCQNFTRAYLFHLEKCGEMLGSMLGTIHNLRYYLRLTEAMRDALDNGTFDEFVHDFYTRRGLEVPPCPQD, encoded by the coding sequence ATGAAGTTTGAAAAATTAGGTCAGTCGGGCCGTGCCCGTCGTGGTCGTTTAACGCTTGAACATGGTGTGGTGGAAACCCCGATGTTCATGCCTGTGGGTACGTATGGTACGGTCAAGGGCCTGTTGCCACGCGACATTAAAGAGATCAAATCTCAAGTCATTCTGGGCAATACTTTCCATTTGTATCTACGTCCAGGACTGGATGTAATTCGTGAACATGGCGGCCTGCACGGATTTATGAAATGGAATAGTCCCATTTTGACCGATTCAGGCGGCTTCCAGGTCTTCAGTCTGGGCGCAATGCGTAAAATTAAAGAAGAAGGTGTGACCTTCCGCTCGCCGATTGATGGTTCAAAAGTATTTTTATCTCCTGAAATTTCAATGGATATTCAGCACACGCTGAACTCTGACATTGTGATGATTTTTGATGAATGTACCCCGTACCCTGCGACGCATGAAGAAGCGCAAAAATCTTTGCAACTTTCTTTACGCTGGGCCAAACGCTGTAAAACCCAGCATCATGACGTGCTGAAAAACCGTAATGCGCTGTTCGGTATTATTCAAGGCGGCATGTATGAAGATTTACGCGATGAATCTTTAAAAGGCCTGCTAGAAATCGACTTTGATGGTTATGCGATTGGTGGTCTGTCCGTGGGCGAACCAAAAGAGGAAATGATCAAGGTACTGGATTATCTTCCAGAAAAAATGCCTGCAGACAAACCGCGTTATTTGATGGGTGTCGGCAAGCCTGAAGATATTGTGGAAGCGGTGCGTCGTGGTGTCGATATGTTTGACTGCGTGATGCCAACCCGAAATGCACGTAACGGTCACTATTTTGTGACAGACGGCTTGGTGCGCATTCGTAACAGTAAATACCGTCATGACCAAAGCCCGCTCGATCCGCATTGCGACTGCTATACCTGCCAGAATTTCACCCGTGCGTATTTATTCCACCTGGAAAAATGTGGGGAAATGCTCGGCTCTATGCTCGGTACGATTCATAATCTGCGCTATTACCTGCGTTTGACTGAAGCGATGCGTGATGCATTAGACAACGGTACATTTGACGAATTTGTTCATGACTTTTATACCCGCCGTGGCCTGGAAGTTCCACCTTGTCCGCAAGATTAA
- a CDS encoding LemA family protein: MGFLILCLIIVALIVTIIMIRNSIVRHHNATIRAWSDVASYERQKLKILDGLQPLVEQYSSFEKGTLEKVTELRQNIMNLNIKDADIGQLQRIESLNKQLMHSLNVVIENYPELKANDIYLKMMAEIEEQNENVGAAITIYNRNVELFNNQIQIFPHNIINNMLLRKKVVRPFRDQSVTQNFDYRPNFH; the protein is encoded by the coding sequence CGATTATCATGATCCGCAACAGTATTGTCCGTCATCACAACGCCACGATTCGCGCCTGGTCGGATGTAGCCAGTTATGAACGGCAAAAACTGAAAATTCTGGATGGGCTGCAACCGCTGGTCGAGCAATACTCGAGTTTTGAAAAAGGCACGCTAGAAAAAGTCACCGAACTGCGTCAGAACATCATGAACCTGAATATCAAGGATGCCGATATTGGACAATTACAACGCATTGAAAGTCTGAACAAACAGTTAATGCATAGCCTGAATGTCGTGATTGAAAATTATCCGGAACTGAAAGCCAATGACATCTATCTGAAAATGATGGCTGAAATTGAAGAACAGAATGAAAATGTCGGTGCGGCGATTACCATTTATAATCGCAATGTCGAGCTGTTTAACAACCAGATCCAGATTTTTCCGCACAACATCATTAATAATATGTTACTCAGAAAAAAAGTGGTACGTCCATTCCGTGATCAAAGCGTGACACAGAATTTTGATTACCGTCCGAACTTTCACTGA